From Amycolatopsis sp. YIM 10, the proteins below share one genomic window:
- the ctaD gene encoding cytochrome c oxidase subunit I has product MLLNLLRTTDHKQIGILYLSTSFGFFMVGGLMALLMRGELGYPGLQFLSQEQYNQLFTMHGTIMLLLYATPNVFGFANFILPLQIGSPDVAFPRLNAFAYWLYLFGGLIVLSAFITPGGAPDFGWTAYTPLSSAIHSPGIGGDLWISGLIVSGLGTILGAVNMTTTVICLRAPGMTMWRMPIFTWNILFTSILVLAAFPILTAALFALLADRHLGAHAFDPANGGAILWQHLFWFFGHPEVYIVALPYFGIITEIVPVFSRKPLFGYKLMVWATVGITALSFAVWAHHMFATGAVVLPFFAFLTFLIAVPTGIKFFNWIGTMWRGQLSFETPMLWAIGFLVTFLLGGLTGVLLAAPPLNFHVTDSYFVVAHFHYVLFGTIVFATFAGIYFWFPKITGRMLDEPLGKLHFWTTFIGFHTTFLVQHWLGDEGMPRRYADYLVSDGFVALNMISTVGAFLLGLSVLPFLWNVVRSYRYGERVEVDDPWGFGNSLEWATTCPPPRHNFTELPRIRSERPAFELHYPHMSARWRDETHVSPFRRKTQPPTPSEKLADASKSSEG; this is encoded by the coding sequence ATGCTGCTGAACCTGCTGCGCACCACCGACCACAAGCAGATCGGCATTCTCTATCTGAGCACCTCGTTCGGCTTCTTCATGGTCGGCGGGCTGATGGCGCTGCTGATGCGCGGCGAACTCGGTTATCCGGGACTGCAGTTCCTCTCGCAGGAGCAGTACAACCAGCTGTTCACCATGCACGGCACGATCATGCTGCTGCTCTACGCCACCCCCAACGTCTTCGGCTTCGCGAACTTCATCCTGCCGCTGCAGATCGGCTCGCCGGACGTGGCCTTCCCCCGGCTGAACGCGTTCGCCTACTGGCTCTACCTGTTCGGCGGCCTGATCGTGCTGTCCGCGTTCATCACCCCCGGCGGCGCCCCCGATTTCGGCTGGACCGCCTACACCCCGCTCTCCAGCGCCATCCACTCGCCGGGGATCGGCGGTGACCTGTGGATCTCCGGGCTGATCGTGTCCGGCCTCGGCACCATTCTCGGCGCGGTCAACATGACCACCACGGTGATCTGCCTGCGCGCGCCGGGCATGACCATGTGGCGGATGCCGATCTTCACCTGGAACATCCTGTTCACCTCGATCCTGGTGCTGGCCGCCTTCCCGATCCTGACCGCGGCGCTGTTCGCCCTGCTGGCGGACCGGCACCTCGGCGCGCACGCCTTCGACCCGGCCAACGGCGGCGCGATCCTGTGGCAGCACCTGTTCTGGTTCTTCGGCCATCCCGAGGTCTACATCGTCGCGTTGCCGTACTTCGGCATCATCACCGAGATCGTGCCGGTGTTCAGCCGGAAACCGCTGTTCGGCTACAAGCTGATGGTGTGGGCCACGGTCGGCATCACCGCGCTGTCGTTCGCGGTGTGGGCGCACCACATGTTCGCCACCGGCGCCGTGGTGCTGCCGTTCTTCGCCTTCCTGACCTTCCTGATCGCGGTACCGACCGGGATCAAGTTCTTCAACTGGATCGGCACCATGTGGCGCGGGCAGTTGAGCTTCGAGACGCCGATGCTGTGGGCGATCGGCTTCCTGGTCACCTTCCTGCTCGGCGGTCTGACCGGGGTGCTGCTCGCCGCGCCGCCGCTGAACTTCCACGTCACCGACTCGTACTTCGTGGTGGCGCACTTCCACTACGTGCTGTTCGGCACGATCGTGTTCGCCACCTTCGCCGGGATCTACTTCTGGTTCCCGAAGATCACCGGCCGCATGCTCGACGAACCGCTGGGCAAGCTGCACTTCTGGACCACGTTCATCGGCTTCCACACCACCTTCCTCGTCCAGCACTGGCTCGGTGACGAAGGCATGCCGCGCCGCTACGCCGACTACCTGGTCAGCGACGGATTCGTGGCGCTGAACATGATCTCCACGGTGGGCGCGTTCCTGCTGGGCCTGTCGGTGCTGCCGTTCCTGTGGAACGTGGTGCGCAGCTACCGCTACGGCGAACGCGTCGAGGTCGACGACCCGTGGGGCTTCGGGAACTCGCTGGAATGGGCCACCACCTGCCCGCCGCCGCGGCACAACTTCACCGAGCTGCCGCGCATCCGGTCCGAGCGCCCGGCGTTCGAGCTGCACTACCCGCACATGTCGGCACGCTGGCGGGACGAGACCCACGTTTCCCCGTTCCGCCGGAAGACCCAGCCGCCGACCCCGTCGGAGAAGCTCGCCGACGCCAGCAAATCGTCAGAGGGCTAG
- a CDS encoding helix-turn-helix transcriptional regulator: MANNVQQRLTAISEPNRFRIVELLRDGPRSVGEIVEALGLGQPQVSRHLRLLADAGVVEVTKKAQQRIYRLHPEAMRELSDWAAGFAELWSARMDRLGAFLDDNTNQQGA; this comes from the coding sequence GTGGCCAACAACGTGCAACAACGACTGACGGCGATCTCGGAGCCGAACCGGTTCCGGATCGTCGAGTTGCTCCGGGACGGACCGCGGTCGGTGGGGGAGATCGTCGAGGCACTGGGCCTCGGCCAGCCACAGGTGTCCCGGCACCTGCGGCTGCTCGCCGACGCCGGCGTGGTCGAAGTGACCAAGAAGGCCCAGCAGCGGATCTACCGCCTGCACCCCGAAGCCATGCGTGAGCTGAGCGACTGGGCGGCGGGGTTCGCCGAACTGTGGTCGGCGCGGATGGACCGCCTCGGCGCCTTTCTCGATGACAACACGAACCAGCAGGGAGCCTGA